TAAAAAATTTAAGTGTTTTTTATTATTTCATTTTTATTAGAAATTGTAATAAAATTTAAAATTTATATAAAATATAGGTTGAAATATTATCAAATCGTTAGCTGATTTTTTCGAATTAAAGGGATATACAGCACTTTTGTGTAAAGTAATCATAATGTGATCTGTTAAAAAAATAAGTATTTAGGTACATTTTTACCCTTTATTAATTAATAAATGATCAATTAAGCAAAATAAGCACCTTTGATATCATAATTTTAAGGTTTAATTATACTTTTAAAATATATACCCCCTAAAATTTAGGGGGTATTTTTATATTAAACATAAAAATTATCACATACCCCCATGAAGTTTAAGGGTATATTAATTAAATGTTTAGTTTAGCAATTCTTTATTAAACCAATTAAAATTTTACATATGAGAAAAATTACCTCACTATTTTTCATGTTTTGCTCCGCAGTATTATTTGCGCAGGAAGATGAAGTACCATCCTGGTTCTCGAAGCTCAGTTTTTCAGGATCGGTTGACGCTTATTATCGAACGAATATTAACTCCATTAATAAATTCTCTGATCCAGATGGAGAAGGGCTCTATATGGCGCCGGGAAGTTCTTTTGCAAACCGCCCCGGTTTTGCCCTGGGTATGGCCAATACGGTTTTCAGCTATGAAGGTGAAAAAGTGGGCGCCGTGGCAGACCTCGTTTTTGGTCCACGTGGCGAGGATGCCGTTTTCAATTCCACAGGGAATTCTTCCATCGTAAACCAACTTTATGTCTATTGGAATGTTTCAGACAACGTCACACTTACCTTCGGAAACTGGAACACATTTTTAGGGTATGAGGTGATTTCACCAACGGCCAACTTCAACTACTCTACCTCCTATATGTTTTCTTACGGGCCTTTTTCACATACCGGTATAAAAGCAGATTTTGCAATTGATGATAATTGGAGCGCGATGCTTGCGGTAATGAATGCCACAGATTTTACCGAGTTCAATCCTAACGGCAGTTATAGTTTTGGAGGTCAGTTGGGCTACACCTCTGGTTCAGGCAGTACTTTTCTAAACGTCCTTGTAGGCGATCAGGATGGCAATTATGAAGATGAAGGTTTAGGAGAAAACAATGGAACGCTATTTCAAGTGGACCTTACCACCGGTTATGACCTGACTGATACGTTTTATCTGGGATTCAATACTACTTATAATACAACCTCTTATGCTAATGATGGTGATTATAATGATTATGGCTTTTACGGCTTCGCACTTTATGCACAGTTGGCATTGAGCGATACCTTTAGTTTAGGGGTGAGACCAGAATACTTTAGTGAATTTGGAGAATATGGAGCAATTAACCAAATCCCTAACACTACATTTTACGATGAAGGAGATGCCGATGTCTTTGCGGTTACGCTTTCTGGAAATGTAAAAATAGGTGAGCTCACCCTAATTCCTGAACTAAGGATGGATACGGCCAGTGAAGATGCCTTTTTTGATCGGGATCTAGAATCACAGAAAAGTCTTGGGTCTTTTGTGCTTGCAGCCGTATATTCGTTTTAATTTTAACAAAAACACATATTTATTATGAAAAAAATTGAAGCAATTATCCGTAAATCCAAATTCACCGCTGTAAAAAAAGCATTACATGAAAAAGGAGTAAACTTTTTCTCATACTGGGATGTAACGGGTCTGGGCAATGAGAAAGAAGGTAGTGTTTATCGTGGGGTGAGTTACAGTACTAGCGATATACAGCGCAGATATCTTTCCATAGTCGTCAACGATGATTTTGAAAAAGAAACAATAGACGCCATCCTTTCTGCCGGT
This portion of the Flavimarina sp. Hel_I_48 genome encodes:
- a CDS encoding porin, whose amino-acid sequence is MRKITSLFFMFCSAVLFAQEDEVPSWFSKLSFSGSVDAYYRTNINSINKFSDPDGEGLYMAPGSSFANRPGFALGMANTVFSYEGEKVGAVADLVFGPRGEDAVFNSTGNSSIVNQLYVYWNVSDNVTLTFGNWNTFLGYEVISPTANFNYSTSYMFSYGPFSHTGIKADFAIDDNWSAMLAVMNATDFTEFNPNGSYSFGGQLGYTSGSGSTFLNVLVGDQDGNYEDEGLGENNGTLFQVDLTTGYDLTDTFYLGFNTTYNTTSYANDGDYNDYGFYGFALYAQLALSDTFSLGVRPEYFSEFGEYGAINQIPNTTFYDEGDADVFAVTLSGNVKIGELTLIPELRMDTASEDAFFDRDLESQKSLGSFVLAAVYSF
- a CDS encoding P-II family nitrogen regulator → MKKIEAIIRKSKFTAVKKALHEKGVNFFSYWDVTGLGNEKEGSVYRGVSYSTSDIQRRYLSIVVNDDFEKETIDAILSAGRTGEVGDGKIFVSDINEAYRIRTGNKGGDTLK